The genomic stretch GGGAAGCCCTTCACCCGTCTCTCCGGACTCTCTCCAGCATCACCAGCCCCTGGGCGACGAGCAGGTTGGTGACCAGGAAGAACAGCGCCTCCTCGACGGGCAGGCCGAGGATCTCCCAGCCTGTCCGCGTCGCGTCGGTGATGTCCCAGATGCCGAGCCCGATGGCGATCCGGTCGGCGACCCAGAGGTAGAGCGTGATCGGGACGACGGCCCAGGCGACGAGGCGGCGGCGGGCCCAGATCAGGTGACCGCCCAGCCACCACATGCCCGCGAGCACGGGGAACGCCCAGGCGACGATCAGCCCGAGGTACAGCCAGTGCCCGGCCGCGACGAGGCAGGCGACGCCGAGGAGCGCCAGCACGCCGAACACGCTCGCCCCGATCGCCCGCACGCGCAGGTCCGCCTCGGGCTGCACGCGGACCGGCCAGCGCGCCTGCAGAAGACGCGTCCACAGACCCGTGATGACCGTCTGGATGACGAAGAAGGCGTACTCCTCGACCGGCACGTAGCCGACCGTCGCCATGACCGCCTCGGGCGGGTACGTCCAGATGGCGCGCGCGACGAGGTAGTTGTCCCACGGGGTCGTGTAGACGAACGCCACGCCGACGAGCACCCCGAGCGGCCACCACGGCTCGCGCGTCCGTCGTTGGAGGAGAGCCAGCGCGACGAGCACCGGCAACGTGAACGCGAGGTGGAACTGGAGGTAGGTCAGGGGTCCGGTGGCGAGGGAGGGCAGGTTCGACCGTCCCGCGGAATGGTTCCGCGCCCGCCGACCCGAAGCCGCCCATGGTGTCGGCTCCGGCCGCCCCGGGACCGAGGCGGGCGGGCGCATGGCGCTACCAGAAGAAGCCCACCAGAATCGCCGTCAGCGTCACCAGGATGGCCGACTGGATGCGGTAGTTCTTCCACCACGCGACGTTGGCCAACTCAGCGCTCTCGGCCTTGAAGAAGGCGGGCGTCCAGGTCGTGTCCGCCGTCTTGTCCTCTGGCGGCGCCTCGCCCTGCAGGCTCACGACCACCATCACGGCCATTGCGATCACCAGGAGGATGGGGGCGAGGTAGAGGAAGTTGATCTGGAACGTGTCGGTGATGCTCAGGATCAGGAACCCGACCGCGGCGAGGTGACCGGCAGCCATGCCTGCGA from Rubrivirga sp. SAORIC476 encodes the following:
- a CDS encoding lycopene cyclase domain-containing protein, with the protein product MRPPASVPGRPEPTPWAASGRRARNHSAGRSNLPSLATGPLTYLQFHLAFTLPVLVALALLQRRTREPWWPLGVLVGVAFVYTTPWDNYLVARAIWTYPPEAVMATVGYVPVEEYAFFVIQTVITGLWTRLLQARWPVRVQPEADLRVRAIGASVFGVLALLGVACLVAAGHWLYLGLIVAWAFPVLAGMWWLGGHLIWARRRLVAWAVVPITLYLWVADRIAIGLGIWDITDATRTGWEILGLPVEEALFFLVTNLLVAQGLVMLERVRRDG